The sequence ttaaaaacattttcttttgaaatttcagatTTTCTTTTCGTCCGAGCGTTATTAAAAGGCAACATGATAGAAAAGTCACCCCACTGCATTAAAAATCCATGGTCACGGGAAATTGGAGAAGTAGGTGGTTTTATAACAGCTACAATGAAGAGACGTATTTACATATTTGGTGTGGTGGTGGGCGGAATATCCGTGAACTGCCGCTCAACAATCATCAATTGGCATAGTCGGCCACGGAAACACCTTTAGCACAGATTCGCGCAACATGAACCACGTCATTAGTGATTAGTATTAAGTGGCTAGCAATAACCACCACTAGCTGTCCAGAAAACAAAATCCGCAACGGCCTCTTCAGCTGCTTTTATATCGGAAGATGCCAAAAATTACGAGAAACACCATCTCCTAGAAGTATTATTAATCCAATCCTTAATCAGTTCATTGTTCTTGTCGAGGTTCTTGTGATGTACCatgaatataataaaaatgatgtTCAGCACGTAGTTTTATAAATCTTTTCTTTCACAATCAATGAGAAATCGGAACATACAAAATGCAATTGTGAATCCATAACAAAAACAGCCCCCATCTCAAAGCTCAGAAAAGTACCTAAATTTGGGTAATATTGACTGTTCctataaaacacccaaatatgggtaaatgaTGATTCACCCATAtctaggtatgtgcactttttgatgattttgggtactcttcacccatatttgggtgaactgaagtAAGCGTGTACACGCTTAGATTGGTTtacctatagatagtagaatctatagatgagcgaaagcatggctgagtcgatttttttgcccgtgcacacgcgcatatgacgtcacagccctgaacgtttccattgaaatcgtgacgtaatgctcgtttggagacacgtttgacagttcgtttggagacagaggatttatcttcgctcatctatatattccactatctataggtttacctatttatgggtacttcattcactcaaatatgggtaaatgcaattataccaatattattagtaaaacatacccaaaaaatcagtaaaatttacTGATTATCTAAAGAAATCGACTTAACTCATATTTGAGTAATCACAgttacccatatttgggtgaaaaattgaacataaACAAATTCGAGCTGATGGCCGTACGTCAATTAATGTCGCAATcattggaagttttttttttaagtttttcccgcATATTATATCCTAATGACCAAAACGAGAACCAATTTCGTTCCGGGCGCAGTAAGGTAACTATTTTTGTCTTATTGGGATTGCTATATTGCTGTTCTAGATTCTGATaacaaatattgatttttgaaACTAATTTCTTTTCTAGTTCCGATGTTCCGACCAGCAGCAACCGGCAGCGCCATATCGACCTCATCACGCACATGCGGCGATCGACGATTGTACAGCATGCAGAcagcaaaaatggaaactgattCCTGAACCATCGGTGGAGGAGCGCTCACAGCTGTGAGTCGCTGACTCGAAAGGCTGTtatgttcataacaggtaccaGTCCGAACTATCAATCCTCCAGCAACCGTTTCGGTTTGGCTATTGGAAGCTCTCGGCCTGTCGGCCATTCGACGCGCCCAAAATTGCATGTCTCACGAACTCAAATTCGGAAGACCTCTGCTGCGCTAATGAAAATAACGACACTCAACTTATCAATGGATCATAACGCCGACAGGTGCCAACTGACCAAAGAGACGGAATAAATCCAGATAGAGGCCATTCAAGATAGAGCAAACACAAATGGAAGACGGATCGTGAGCGCGGAAGGGGATGCTGATTCATTTTTTACCAGGAACAAATTTGTTTTGATGATATTCAATGCTGcatctaaaataatttccggaTTGAAGATTGTTGACTTGATTGGTAAGTTCAATTATATATATTATAAATATTAGTAAaaattagtgctgtccaatgagagcttggaCTAGCTCGAaatttctccctgtcctgctcatgcctatttgttgacaaaaaagaacaagcaggacgggaacaacttcgagctgctcattggactaTGTATTGTGTAgttgaaagtaattatttaaaatttaatcgcgactttcaatatttttcagatGTTTTTGCTTTCTGTGCCGTTCAAAATTGATTGGTACAACAACATCCGGCACAGTTACCACCTGGAAAGCTGCCACCAGTTACGGAATGGCATGCCGTCAAATCTCATCAGTAGTTGATGCTTGTCAGCTAACTTGTTCTTAGATGCTTGCTGCGAAGGACACGAAGCTTCTGCTAAGGGATGTATCAGACCATCCGGGATTACTTCCTTCAGGTTCTGCTGCTGGTAATACAGCAGCAGCCAAGCATCCAGCATCATGGAAGATAGATAAATGGATCAAACTGTTttatgaaaatgtaaatttaaatacatacttaaataaatacaatattttCCTTAatgccaaataaaatattttgcattatatttatataaataaaaattttattcaatacaattttcaaaacgaaaacaaaaaaatatcacccaaatttgagtgaatTTCACCTA comes from Armigeres subalbatus isolate Guangzhou_Male chromosome 2, GZ_Asu_2, whole genome shotgun sequence and encodes:
- the LOC134213951 gene encoding uncharacterized protein LOC134213951 → MAVRQLMSQSLEVFFLSFSRILYPNDQNENQFRSGRSKFRCSDQQQPAAPYRPHHAHAAIDDCTACRQQKWKLIPEPSVEERSQLCFCFLCRSKLIGTTTSGTVTTWKAATSYGMACRQISSVVDACQLTCS